A genomic window from Tolypothrix sp. PCC 7910 includes:
- a CDS encoding nuclease A inhibitor family protein has protein sequence MNLETEKILGTLEVLIEKSLEFRLHYNHYSSLIPFVWDVKEKGDFSLLNLGRDRKWITLTDIDVAVKSWQALERRGYLNPDDFPDDYEDRITPELADARAKIYETFADAIQKNLQNIQVLKFSKIPVYSFYIVLGQTTDNDWFCFSQTVARETKLQGEIKCSNLPDLTMQLSLGSNTAKLQYNFQQIINQLPPINIYGYYGGGYDYQFKHYLVQGIANSQEKALLIALQKAGMLDIAQFHEFDTEALSWMWDEKEIGDFYPKYHKINQFLNQNLTNLKMFRCSFWNLECIYIFGQTKAEDIAGIYIESEFDYNP, from the coding sequence ATGAACTTAGAAACGGAAAAAATCTTAGGTACTCTTGAAGTACTGATTGAAAAAAGCCTTGAGTTTCGTCTGCACTATAATCACTATTCTTCTTTAATACCTTTTGTTTGGGATGTAAAGGAAAAAGGCGATTTTAGCTTGCTGAATTTGGGACGCGATCGCAAATGGATAACTCTCACAGATATTGATGTTGCTGTAAAAAGTTGGCAAGCATTAGAACGTCGAGGTTATTTAAACCCAGACGATTTTCCAGATGATTACGAAGATAGGATCACTCCTGAATTAGCTGATGCAAGAGCAAAGATATACGAAACCTTTGCTGATGCTATCCAGAAAAATCTCCAAAATATACAGGTATTAAAATTTAGTAAAATTCCTGTCTATTCTTTTTATATTGTGTTGGGTCAAACCACAGATAATGATTGGTTTTGCTTTTCTCAAACTGTTGCTAGAGAAACAAAATTGCAAGGAGAAATCAAATGTTCTAATTTACCTGATTTAACAATGCAGCTATCTTTGGGCAGCAATACAGCTAAATTACAATATAACTTTCAGCAAATCATCAATCAGTTACCACCAATTAATATTTATGGTTATTACGGTGGTGGGTATGATTATCAATTCAAGCATTATTTAGTCCAAGGAATAGCCAATTCGCAAGAGAAAGCATTATTAATTGCTCTACAAAAAGCAGGAATGCTTGACATAGCTCAATTTCATGAGTTTGACACAGAAGCTTTATCTTGGATGTGGGACGAAAAAGAGATTGGTGATTTTTATCCTAAATACCACAAAATAAATCAATTTTTAAATCAAAATCTTACCAATCTGAAGATGTTTAGATGTAGCTTTTGGAATCTTGAATGTATATATATTTTCGGTCAAACAAAGGCTGAAGACATAGCAGGAATATATATCGAAAGTGAATTTGATTATAATCCTTAG